The Falco cherrug isolate bFalChe1 chromosome 6, bFalChe1.pri, whole genome shotgun sequence genome window below encodes:
- the LOC102059268 gene encoding vesicular inhibitory amino acid transporter-like, translating into CLGDFVLSFLSLFSLQGIFVLGLPYALLHSGYSGLFLIILAAALCCYTGKILIACLYEENEDGQLIRVRHTYEDIANACCKKISPRLGGIIVNMTQVMELIMTCVLYLVVSGNLLSHSFPYVPVTEKTWSVIAFVILLPCVFIKTLKIVSKLSQLCSLVHFIIILVVMTYCLTQMHQWSWAKFRLSIEFEDFLVSVGVIIFSYTSQIFLPTLEGNMKNPGEFRCMMNWTHFFACVLKTTFALTAFLTWGEETKEVITDNLPSFLETLVNLCLLTKALLSYPLPFFAATEILYACISRGNHSNYTSPLFALGVRGSFLLLTLLMAMFIPHFALLMGFTGSITGAAMTFLLPSLFHLKLKWKKLSFLEICADISVFILGFLCSLAGIVCSIKGLLEVFGGV; encoded by the coding sequence TGCCTCGGGGATTTTGTgctatcttttctttctcttttttctcttcagggaATATTTGTCCTAGGATTGCCGTATGCTCTTCTCCACAGTGGATACAGTGGCCTATTTCTTATTATCTTGGCTGCAGCATTATGCTGTTACACAGGCAAAATTCTAATTGCTTGCCtgtatgaagaaaatgaagatggaCAGCTTATAAGAGTGAGACACACATATGAAGATATTGCGAATGCCTGCTGCAAAAAAATATCTCCCAGACTAGGTGGCATCATTGTCAACATGACCCAAGTGATGGAACTGATCATGACATGTGTTTTGTACCTGGTTGTTAGTGGGAACTTGCTGTCACATAGTTTTCCATATGTACCAGTGACTGAGAAAACTTGGTCTGTAATTGCATTTGTTATACTGCTGCCTTGTGTATTTATCAAGACTCTCAAAATTGTTTCCAAACTCAGCCAGCTTTGCTCCTTGGTCCATTTCATTATCATCCTTGTAGTGATGACTTACTGTCTCACGCAAATGCATCAGTGGTCCTGGGCAAAATTCAGACTCTCCATTGAGTTTGAGGACTTCTTAGTCTCTGTAGGGGTGATCATTTTCAGTTACACTTCGCAAATATTTCTTCCCACACTCGAAGGTAACATGAAAAACCCGGGGGAATTTAGGTGTATGATGAATTGGACTCACTTTTTTGCTTGTGTCTTGAAAACAACCTTTGCACTGACTGCATTCTTGACCTGGGGTGAAGAGACAAAGGAAGTTATTACTGACAACCTGCCATCATTTCTTGAAACCCTAGTGAATTTGTGTCTCTTAACCAAGGCTCTTCTTTCTTACCCTTTGCCCTTTTTTGCAGCCACAGAAATTTTGTATGCTTGTATTTCTAGAGGCAACCATTCTAATTACACATCTCCACTGTTTGCTCTGGGTGTAAGAGGCTCATTTCTCTTGTTAACTCTGCTGATGGCCATGTTCATACCACATTTTGCCTTGTTGATGGGTTTCACAGGCAGTATAACAGGTGCTGCTAtgacttttcttcttccttctctcttccatttaaaactgaaatggaaaaaactaTCCTTCTTAGAGATATGTGCAGAtatctctgtttttattttgggtttccTTTGTAGTCTTGCAGGCATAGTTTGCTCAATAAAAGGGCTGCTTGAGGTATTTGGAGGagtgtaa